The segment CCATCTGATACCTGTTCATGAGTAATTGCCATTCCTTTGGACAGTTGGTCATTTTGCTCGTAATCAGATCGTTGATACGTTTTATTGGCGACTTCACGCGCATTTTCCTTGATTACATGTTCTTTTTTATCCATCACTAAGCCCTCCTTTTAGGCTTAGGTTTTACAAAACAACGCAACTTATGAGTATCCAAAATAAAATTCGCCTGCCTTCCAACAGGAAAACAGGCGGCTTTGAAACGTTATTCTTTATTTAGACTCTTTTCGTACGTATTGTTGCTTTTAAATCTTAGTAGTTGATATAAACGACGACGTAATTACTGTTAGCTATAAGTATTTCTATTATCGTCGCGTTCGGGATCGCTCCGGACCGTTGCACACCTTAGGGCACGGCTTCATCCTCCTCGAGAAACCCACTCTGCGGGGTCTTCAGACACGTGCTATTCCCGCAGGAGTCAACGGTCCTCCGCTCACCCGAACTGGTGAGGTGGTTCAATGTTTTGGATACTGACTACTAATGCAATTTAGTGGAGTAACCGGAACACTCAGCGGAGGAAATACATGGAGACTCCTGCGGGAGCAGAGGCCTAGATGAGACTCCGCAGTGCGCCAGCACAAGGAGGCTCATCAGCCGCCCGCGGAAAGCGGAATGTATTTCCGCAGCGAATCCCTGCTCTCAACTAGCAAAGAATTGTCACTGTATCGTCTTTTATATTTTTTGTATAAAAGCACCAAATGTTTTCGATGGAGCAAACATTTGGTGCAGTCCCAATCGTTTAAACAGCTATATTTAATCTACGGTTTAATCACAATATGCCGGTGAGGTTCATCGCCATCAGAGTACGTCGAAACGTCTCCCCGACTTTGCAGGGAACTATGAATTATTTTTCGCTCGAATGCCGGCATTGGTTCAAGTGCTACTTTTTTATTTAAATGGATTGCTTTATCCGCCATTTTCGACGCTAAGGATTGCAGTGTTTCTTTTCGACGGCCGCGGTATCCTTCTGCGTCCAATGTAACAGAATAAAATTGGTTATTATCTTTATTAAGCGCTAGATGTACTAAATATTGCAATGCATTGAGCGTCTGTCCACGCTTTCCAATTAATATAGCGATATTATCGCCACTTAATTCAAAGGTGACATGGTTCGCTTCAATGGTTGTTGAGATATTCGCATCTACATTCATATGCTTCGTAACTTCTTTAATAAAATTCTCTGTTTCCTGAATTGGATCTTTACTGATTGTTACTTTTACTATTGCGCGCTTGGATCCAAAACCGAGTAACCCTTTTTTACCTTCATCAATAACTTCAATATCTACCTGGTCCTTAGTTGTGTCTAACTGCTCTAATGCTGATTGGACCGCTTCTTCAACTGTTTGTCCACTAGCAGTTATCTCTCTCACTTTTTGTCTCCTCCAGTATTGTTGTTATTATTACGCATCATCGGTTTATTTATAAGAAGAGTCTGAGCAACCATAAAGACGTTACCTACTACCCAATACAGGGCTAATGCTGCTGGGAAGAAAATCGCAAACACACCAATCATAATCGGCATCACGTAAAGCATCACTTGCATTTGCGGATTATTTGCAGCAGGACTTCCTGCCATCATTAATTTCTGCTGGAAAAAGGTTGCCCCACCAGCAATCAATGGTAATATAAAGTAAGGATCCGGTGAACCCAACTCAAACCATAGGAAACTATGTGTACTAATTTCCTCTGTTCGCATGATCGCATGGTACATGGCGATTAATATTGGCATTTGCACAAAAATCGGCAAACAGCCGGCGAGTGGATTTACCCCATTTTTCTGGAATAAAGCCATCGTTTCTTCTTGAAGCTTTTGTTGCGTTTTTTGATCTTTAGAGCTGTATTGTTTTTGTAATTCCTGAAGCTTTGGCTGGATCTCCTGCATGGCTCTTGAACTTTTTAGTTGTTTTATGTTTAATGGTAACAACAACAAGCGGGCAAGAATCGTTACAATAATAATTGCTAAACCATAATTTTCGTTAAACAGTTCAGCCATGTATGTGATAAACCAAGATAAAGGGTATACAAACCAGTTGTTCCAAATTCCAGTGCTTTCTTCCGTTATCGGTTGATTAATTTCTGTACAACCGGCAAGTAATGCTACTAACCCGATTAAGGTCAGAAGCAAAATGTGCTTCTTACGCAAAATGTTTCCTCCTAACTAATTAACAAATCCCTATCAGTTTGCACTATTTATTCTACCTTATATAAGATAAGGTTTCTATATTAAAACAGCTTTTGTCATTATTTTTTTCGTAAATGTTCTTTATATAATAAGTGGTTTAAACTTTTTTTAATTTCTGCAGCCCCCATTTTCTTTGTTGGCTGTCTCGCGATAATGACAATATCATATGTGTTGGGGATGCTATCTTCCAATTCCTGAAAAGCTTGACGCAGGTATCGTTTAATCCGATTTCGTGTTACAGCATTTCCAATTTTCTTACCTACTGAAAGCCCAATCCGAAAATGATATTGCGCTGGTTTTCTTAC is part of the Virgibacillus sp. NKC19-16 genome and harbors:
- the rnpA gene encoding ribonuclease P protein component, whose product is MKKEFRIKKNEEFQYVFKHGKSFANRQLVIYYVRKPAQYHFRIGLSVGKKIGNAVTRNRIKRYLRQAFQELEDSIPNTYDIVIIARQPTKKMGAAEIKKSLNHLLYKEHLRKK
- a CDS encoding YozQ family protein; the protein is MDKKEHVIKENAREVANKTYQRSDYEQNDQLSKGMAITHEQVSDGYTEGTIDGKIDETNENDTLRSHDGEKIERKGYGKK
- the jag gene encoding RNA-binding cell elongation regulator Jag/EloR gives rise to the protein MREITASGQTVEEAVQSALEQLDTTKDQVDIEVIDEGKKGLLGFGSKRAIVKVTISKDPIQETENFIKEVTKHMNVDANISTTIEANHVTFELSGDNIAILIGKRGQTLNALQYLVHLALNKDNNQFYSVTLDAEGYRGRRKETLQSLASKMADKAIHLNKKVALEPMPAFERKIIHSSLQSRGDVSTYSDGDEPHRHIVIKP
- the spoIIIJ gene encoding YidC family membrane integrase SpoIIIJ, coding for MRKKHILLLTLIGLVALLAGCTEINQPITEESTGIWNNWFVYPLSWFITYMAELFNENYGLAIIIVTILARLLLLPLNIKQLKSSRAMQEIQPKLQELQKQYSSKDQKTQQKLQEETMALFQKNGVNPLAGCLPIFVQMPILIAMYHAIMRTEEISTHSFLWFELGSPDPYFILPLIAGGATFFQQKLMMAGSPAANNPQMQVMLYVMPIMIGVFAIFFPAALALYWVVGNVFMVAQTLLINKPMMRNNNNNTGGDKK